Proteins encoded in a region of the Mycolicibacterium duvalii genome:
- a CDS encoding thiolase family protein, whose product MTAMSLRPGATPLELAAEATGIALADAGLGRADIDGLLVGSSQGVRPDRLGVGFAARGGFSDLRLLEHVEIKGATTIAMIQRARHAITTGEATTVVCVFADAPLVAGRGAGSSYAHSGGNVGVRGLERASGLLGSVPTYALLAQRWLHVTETDADALRAVAVTARAWARGNPDAVNREPLDDAGYNASPMIAEPLRLLDCARPVNGAVAVVLTGSASIGDTRLRVLGTGREHPVRRRRAGAESWFGGGARAVDDALEQAGMTRSDLDVAELYDPFSIVTLVLLEEYRLTGDVPVGAFVGEGHTGPGGTLPTNTGGGQLSGFYLQGMTPLAEAVIQLRGAGRDRQVPDATVALVGGIGGRLDHHAALVLERVA is encoded by the coding sequence ATGACGGCGATGTCGCTGAGGCCGGGTGCCACACCGCTCGAACTGGCCGCCGAGGCAACTGGCATCGCGCTGGCCGACGCCGGACTCGGGCGCGCAGACATCGACGGCCTCCTGGTCGGCTCGTCGCAGGGCGTGCGGCCGGACCGACTGGGCGTCGGCTTCGCCGCACGAGGCGGCTTCTCGGACCTACGCCTCCTCGAACACGTCGAGATCAAGGGCGCCACCACGATTGCCATGATCCAGCGCGCGCGCCACGCGATCACCACCGGCGAGGCGACGACCGTGGTGTGCGTGTTCGCCGACGCGCCGCTGGTTGCAGGTCGCGGCGCGGGCTCGTCGTACGCGCACAGCGGCGGCAACGTCGGGGTCCGCGGGTTGGAGCGGGCCTCAGGACTGCTCGGATCGGTGCCGACATACGCGCTGCTGGCCCAGCGGTGGCTGCACGTCACCGAAACCGATGCCGACGCATTACGCGCGGTGGCCGTCACCGCACGAGCGTGGGCGCGCGGCAATCCCGACGCTGTAAACCGCGAACCGCTCGACGATGCCGGCTACAACGCCAGCCCGATGATCGCCGAACCACTGCGGTTGTTGGACTGTGCGCGGCCGGTGAACGGGGCGGTCGCCGTGGTGCTCACCGGTTCGGCCTCGATCGGCGACACCCGACTGCGGGTGCTCGGCACCGGCCGGGAGCATCCGGTCCGACGCCGACGCGCAGGCGCCGAATCGTGGTTCGGCGGCGGGGCGAGAGCGGTGGACGACGCGTTGGAACAGGCCGGCATGACACGCTCGGACCTCGATGTCGCCGAGCTCTATGACCCGTTCTCCATCGTCACGCTGGTGCTGCTCGAGGAATACCGGCTCACCGGTGACGTCCCGGTGGGCGCCTTCGTCGGGGAGGGTCACACCGGACCGGGCGGCACGCTGCCGACCAACACCGGCGGCGGCCAACTGTCCGGGTTCTACCTGCAAGGCATGACGCCCCTGGCCGAGGCCGTGATCCAGCTCCGCGGCGCGGGCCGGGATCGTCAGGTTCCCGACGCCACCGTGGCCTTGGTCGGCGGCATCGGAGGTCGGCTTGACCACCATGCTGCGCTGGTGTTGGAGCGTGTGGCGTGA
- a CDS encoding Zn-ribbon domain-containing OB-fold protein, producing MTTVDKRLLEDWLLDPALAPDAELDVLAPLYRAAERHELALPFCAACENPLELDQEVCDYCGGTEPDWRTVELRGTVHAATLMHRREPGLVHAQAPYPIVDVELASGHRLLMTSAQPADGVPAIGGTVRIGFRRLGGVAIPAIDTLEDE from the coding sequence GTGACCACCGTGGACAAGCGGCTGCTCGAGGACTGGTTGCTGGATCCAGCACTGGCACCCGATGCTGAGCTCGATGTCCTGGCGCCGCTGTACCGGGCGGCGGAACGGCACGAGCTGGCACTGCCGTTCTGCGCGGCGTGCGAGAATCCACTGGAACTCGACCAGGAAGTCTGCGACTACTGCGGGGGCACCGAACCCGACTGGCGCACAGTCGAACTACGCGGGACCGTCCACGCCGCAACTCTGATGCACCGACGCGAACCCGGGCTGGTCCATGCGCAGGCCCCCTACCCCATCGTCGACGTCGAACTGGCCAGCGGACACCGCTTGCTGATGACGTCCGCGCAGCCCGCGGACGGCGTGCCGGCCATCGGCGGAACAGTGCGCATCGGCTTCCGCCGCCTCGGCGGCGTCGCAATCCCAGCCATCGACACCTTGGAGGACGAGTGA
- a CDS encoding aromatic ring-hydroxylating oxygenase subunit alpha, whose protein sequence is MTTLESATATDDFDVNSVVRDDRVHGSVYTSAEIFRREMATIFKTGWVYVAHESEVSEPGDYLTRLIGHEPVVVVRGKDGVVRVALNRCTHRANKLCNAEKGNTNSFRCPYHGWTFTNTGALQGVPMREGYGEAFNQVRSELSLAQAPRVDSYGGFVFASLAPDGVSLREHLGKATGAIDRLLNLSPTREIDLRAGWMKHLHHANWKMVVENNVDGYHALFTHASVYDAIKPAKVSHVPTKVDVLVRDLGDGHSEIDYTDEYRKLDEEFIWYGRIPRAKLGGYVDALEQAYGPEQAHDALVVGPPHTLIWPNLFLAEMNVMFVEPQAPDRTVAYTTAVLIPGQDALNERTLRRSEGAMGPAGFLIADDGEIGMRNQAGLAAELPEWLVLARGVEHDITDDTGIINRDKSAETPQRGFYSQWAAVVGGRA, encoded by the coding sequence GTGACAACGCTCGAATCAGCCACTGCCACTGACGATTTCGATGTCAATAGCGTCGTCCGTGATGACCGGGTGCACGGGTCGGTCTACACCTCGGCCGAGATCTTTCGCCGCGAAATGGCGACCATCTTCAAGACCGGCTGGGTCTACGTCGCGCACGAAAGCGAGGTAAGCGAGCCTGGCGACTACCTCACCCGGCTCATCGGCCACGAGCCAGTCGTGGTGGTGCGCGGCAAGGACGGCGTGGTGCGCGTGGCGCTCAACCGCTGCACACACCGCGCCAACAAGTTGTGCAACGCCGAGAAAGGCAATACCAACTCGTTCCGCTGCCCCTACCACGGCTGGACCTTTACCAACACCGGTGCGCTACAAGGTGTTCCGATGCGGGAGGGCTACGGCGAGGCCTTCAACCAGGTGCGCTCCGAACTGAGCCTGGCGCAGGCGCCCCGGGTCGACAGTTACGGCGGCTTCGTCTTCGCGTCGCTGGCGCCCGACGGCGTCTCCCTGCGCGAACACCTCGGCAAGGCGACGGGCGCCATCGACCGACTGCTCAACCTGTCCCCCACCCGCGAAATCGACCTACGGGCCGGCTGGATGAAGCATCTGCACCACGCCAACTGGAAGATGGTTGTGGAGAACAACGTCGACGGCTACCACGCGCTGTTCACGCACGCCTCGGTATATGACGCGATCAAGCCGGCCAAGGTGTCCCACGTCCCGACGAAGGTCGACGTCCTGGTCCGCGACCTCGGCGACGGACACTCCGAGATCGATTACACCGACGAATACCGCAAGCTGGACGAGGAATTCATCTGGTACGGCCGAATCCCGCGGGCGAAGCTCGGCGGTTACGTCGACGCACTGGAGCAGGCATACGGACCCGAGCAGGCGCACGATGCTCTGGTGGTGGGCCCCCCGCACACCCTGATCTGGCCCAATCTGTTCCTGGCCGAGATGAACGTCATGTTCGTCGAGCCGCAGGCCCCCGACCGCACCGTCGCCTACACCACGGCCGTGTTGATCCCGGGTCAGGACGCACTGAACGAACGCACGCTGAGGCGCTCTGAAGGGGCGATGGGTCCGGCGGGGTTCCTGATCGCCGACGACGGCGAAATCGGCATGCGCAACCAGGCCGGCCTCGCCGCCGAGTTACCCGAGTGGCTGGTGCTGGCACGCGGTGTAGAGCATGACATCACCGACGACACCGGAATCATCAACCGGGACAAGAGCGCTGAGACACCGCAGCGCGGGTTCTACTCGCAGTGGGCAGCCGTGGTCGGCGGGAGGGCGTGA
- a CDS encoding aromatic-ring-hydroxylating dioxygenase subunit beta — MTLDTESQMRPVLRPLPDAEILSFLYLEARLADEGRYSEWEALWADDDTVVYRVPMHPDDDPRTSLAYINDNRRRIKSRVAQLNTGNRHSQTPPSVMRRVVSNSEVVEDIDGLVTIESNFALFEYRIRQRFWAGRVSHTICRTAEGPRLVRKIVNLIDAGGPVDTLAFLI, encoded by the coding sequence ATGACCCTTGACACCGAGTCACAGATGCGTCCTGTGCTGCGGCCGTTGCCGGACGCCGAGATCCTCTCGTTCCTGTACCTGGAGGCGCGGTTGGCCGACGAGGGCCGCTACTCGGAGTGGGAGGCGCTCTGGGCTGACGACGACACGGTCGTGTACCGCGTGCCCATGCATCCCGACGACGACCCGCGGACCTCGCTGGCCTACATCAACGACAATCGGCGGCGAATCAAGAGTCGGGTGGCTCAGTTGAACACGGGTAACCGGCACTCTCAGACCCCGCCGTCGGTGATGCGGCGCGTGGTCTCCAACAGCGAAGTGGTCGAGGACATTGACGGTCTGGTCACCATCGAGTCCAACTTCGCGTTGTTCGAATACCGTATCCGGCAACGCTTCTGGGCCGGTCGGGTGAGCCACACCATTTGTCGGACGGCGGAGGGCCCGCGACTCGTCCGCAAGATCGTGAACCTGATTGACGCGGGCGGTCCGGTCGACACCCTGGCATTCCTGATCTGA
- a CDS encoding class I adenylate-forming enzyme family protein encodes MLIGDIATNNARRYPDKRALVDADRVHTWTQVDERARRLAGYLAGQGLEPGDRVMVIARNCIEWPEISFGLAKAGLIAVPVNIRLAPDEVAHVRDDCGARAVIVHADHLDKFTGELANLPVVLTIGPEYETALWATDPEPPRLDVNPDDVAVILYTSGTTGRAKGVMHTHRSLLYQAADTNLVTEANRSDVMLATTPFFTAGGMVRTVSWLYLGQTMVIHQRFDPQAVIDEIERSAITFTTFIPTMLHRTLAILENGPPRDMSSLRRISYGSAPVPPGLARKAMDLLGCDLQQRYGLTECGGQATILTPQDHRDIVAGRTSIGTSCGRETPMCAIRVINPDGSDAPIGEVGELVIVSPANAVGYWKLPEQTAETFRPDGLRTGDLGFLDADGYLHITGRRTDLIISGGFNVYPAEIERVIAQHSGVDMVAVVGVPDADWGETPVAAVIPKAAVNDNDALAAELAVLCRAELAGYKQPRRFVFWREFPLGPAGKILKREIANQVNQVGDADAKISVPTGSTEGRP; translated from the coding sequence ATGCTCATCGGAGACATCGCCACCAACAACGCACGTCGCTACCCGGACAAGCGCGCCCTCGTCGACGCCGACCGGGTGCACACCTGGACCCAGGTCGACGAACGAGCTCGGCGCCTGGCCGGCTACCTGGCCGGACAGGGGCTGGAACCCGGAGACCGGGTGATGGTCATCGCCCGCAACTGCATCGAATGGCCCGAGATCTCGTTCGGGTTGGCCAAGGCCGGACTGATCGCTGTGCCGGTGAACATCCGGCTCGCGCCCGACGAGGTCGCTCACGTCCGCGACGACTGCGGTGCCCGTGCGGTGATCGTGCACGCCGACCACCTGGACAAGTTCACCGGCGAACTGGCCAACCTACCTGTAGTCCTCACCATCGGCCCGGAATACGAAACCGCCTTGTGGGCAACCGATCCCGAGCCACCGCGCCTCGATGTCAACCCCGACGACGTCGCGGTGATCCTTTACACCAGCGGCACCACCGGTCGCGCCAAGGGTGTGATGCACACCCACCGCAGTCTGCTGTATCAGGCGGCCGACACCAATTTGGTGACCGAGGCCAACCGGTCGGACGTCATGCTGGCGACCACCCCGTTCTTCACGGCCGGGGGGATGGTGCGCACGGTGTCGTGGCTTTACCTCGGCCAGACGATGGTCATCCATCAACGGTTCGACCCGCAGGCGGTGATCGACGAGATCGAACGCAGCGCAATCACCTTCACCACGTTCATCCCCACGATGCTGCACCGAACGCTGGCAATCCTCGAGAACGGCCCACCGCGGGACATGTCGAGCCTGCGGCGGATCTCGTACGGCTCGGCACCAGTGCCGCCAGGCCTGGCCCGCAAGGCCATGGACCTGCTCGGCTGCGATCTGCAGCAGCGGTACGGGCTCACCGAATGTGGCGGGCAGGCCACGATTCTCACGCCGCAGGATCACCGCGACATCGTCGCGGGCCGGACGTCGATCGGTACGTCCTGCGGTCGAGAGACCCCGATGTGCGCGATCCGCGTCATCAACCCCGACGGGAGCGACGCCCCGATCGGCGAGGTCGGCGAACTCGTCATCGTCAGCCCGGCCAACGCCGTCGGCTATTGGAAACTGCCCGAGCAGACGGCCGAGACCTTCCGGCCGGATGGTCTCCGCACCGGCGACCTGGGCTTCCTCGACGCCGACGGCTATCTCCACATCACCGGCCGGCGCACCGACCTCATCATCTCCGGTGGCTTCAACGTCTACCCCGCCGAGATCGAGCGGGTCATCGCACAGCACTCGGGTGTTGACATGGTCGCCGTCGTCGGCGTGCCCGATGCGGACTGGGGCGAGACGCCGGTGGCGGCGGTGATACCCAAGGCCGCCGTCAACGACAACGACGCATTGGCCGCCGAACTGGCCGTACTGTGCCGCGCCGAGTTGGCCGGATACAAGCAACCCCGCCGGTTCGTGTTCTGGCGCGAGTTCCCGCTGGGTCCAGCGGGCAAGATCCTCAAGCGCGAGATAGCTAACCAGGTAAACCAGGTAGGCGATGCGGATGCGAAGATTTCGGTACCGACCGGATCCACCGAGGGGCGCCCGTGA
- a CDS encoding enoyl-CoA hydratase/isomerase family protein: MTEQTDLATIEFSVADHVATIALNRPERMNSFTEQMAEELAAVWARVRDDDDIHVAVLQANGDRAFCTGLDVSEGTWWTHKTIFNQEDPGEVLGPKAHRVWKPVIAALHGIVAGGAMYFVNECDFSICSETATFFDPHANAGIVSALEPMGMLALGVPYGEVMRWALLGSEERMSAHTALRIGLVTEVVPDDQLRSRAAELAAEIAARRPAGIQGTVRAMWEARDLTPTVAARHGKFYTDLGNAGAGRTDSRANKKKPRTR, encoded by the coding sequence GTGACCGAACAGACCGACCTTGCCACCATCGAATTCAGTGTCGCCGACCATGTAGCCACCATTGCGCTGAACAGGCCCGAACGGATGAACAGCTTCACCGAACAGATGGCGGAGGAGCTGGCCGCGGTGTGGGCCAGGGTCCGGGACGACGACGACATCCACGTTGCCGTGTTGCAAGCCAACGGCGACCGGGCCTTCTGCACCGGCCTCGACGTGTCCGAGGGCACGTGGTGGACGCACAAGACGATCTTCAATCAGGAAGACCCCGGCGAGGTGCTCGGCCCGAAGGCGCACCGGGTGTGGAAGCCGGTGATCGCGGCCCTGCACGGCATCGTCGCGGGCGGGGCGATGTACTTCGTCAACGAGTGCGACTTCTCCATCTGCAGCGAGACCGCCACGTTCTTCGACCCGCATGCCAACGCGGGCATCGTCTCAGCACTCGAGCCCATGGGCATGCTGGCCCTCGGTGTGCCCTACGGCGAGGTCATGCGCTGGGCTCTGCTGGGCAGCGAGGAGCGGATGTCCGCGCACACGGCGCTGCGGATCGGACTGGTCACCGAGGTGGTGCCCGATGATCAGTTGCGCTCCCGGGCTGCGGAACTGGCGGCGGAGATCGCCGCGCGACGCCCCGCGGGTATCCAAGGCACAGTCCGCGCGATGTGGGAGGCTCGCGACCTGACGCCCACTGTCGCGGCGCGACACGGGAAGTTCTACACCGATCTGGGTAACGCCGGTGCCGGTCGCACGGATTCTCGCGCCAACAAGAAGAAGCCGCGCACTCGATGA
- a CDS encoding aldehyde dehydrogenase produces the protein MTDTTTERLVEFDLLIGGETVTAASGSTYDSVDPFTGRPWARVPDGGADDVDRAVAAARAALDGPWGELTATARGKLLWRLGEVIAREAEHLAELEVRDGGKLTREMVGQMKALPDYYFYYAGLADKLQGEVVPVDKPNFLVYTRHEPVGVVGAITPWNSPLLLLTWKLAAGLAAGCTFVVKPSDHTPTSTLAFAKLFAEAGFPPGVINVVTGWGPETGAALASHPGIDKVAFTGSTATGIHVGKAAIEHMARFTLELGGKSAQVVFDDADLDAAANGVIAGVFAATGQTCLAGSRLLVHESVADALVEKIVARAATIKLGDPKDPATEMGPVSNQPQYEKVLSHFASARAEGATVAYGGEAASELGGFFVKPTVLTGVDRSMRAVAEEVFGPVLTVMTFADEDEAIATANDTEFGLAAGVWTKDIHRAHRVAAKLRAGTVWINAYRVVAPHVPFGGIGYSGIGRENGIDAVKDFTETKAVWVELSGATRDPFTLG, from the coding sequence ATGACCGACACTACAACTGAGCGGCTGGTCGAGTTCGACTTGCTGATCGGCGGCGAAACAGTCACTGCTGCTTCCGGTTCCACGTACGACAGCGTCGACCCGTTCACCGGGCGCCCCTGGGCGCGGGTGCCCGACGGCGGTGCCGACGACGTCGACCGCGCGGTGGCCGCCGCCCGCGCCGCACTGGACGGCCCGTGGGGCGAGCTCACCGCGACCGCGCGTGGCAAGCTGCTGTGGCGGCTCGGCGAGGTCATCGCGCGCGAGGCGGAGCACCTGGCCGAGTTGGAGGTCCGCGACGGGGGCAAGCTGACCCGCGAGATGGTCGGCCAGATGAAGGCGCTACCGGACTACTACTTCTACTACGCCGGGCTGGCGGACAAGCTGCAGGGCGAGGTCGTGCCGGTCGACAAGCCGAACTTCCTGGTCTACACCCGCCACGAGCCGGTAGGCGTCGTCGGCGCGATCACCCCGTGGAACTCGCCGCTACTGCTGTTGACGTGGAAGCTCGCCGCAGGCCTGGCCGCCGGATGCACATTCGTGGTCAAGCCGAGTGACCACACGCCCACGTCGACCCTCGCGTTCGCAAAACTGTTCGCCGAGGCCGGCTTTCCGCCGGGCGTGATCAACGTCGTCACCGGCTGGGGTCCCGAGACCGGCGCCGCCCTGGCGTCGCATCCCGGCATCGATAAGGTCGCCTTCACCGGGTCCACCGCCACCGGCATCCACGTCGGCAAGGCCGCGATCGAGCACATGGCCCGCTTCACGTTGGAACTGGGCGGCAAGTCGGCGCAGGTGGTGTTCGACGATGCCGACCTCGACGCGGCAGCCAACGGCGTCATCGCGGGCGTCTTCGCCGCCACCGGCCAGACCTGCCTGGCAGGCTCCCGCTTGCTCGTTCACGAGAGCGTCGCCGATGCGCTGGTCGAGAAGATCGTCGCGCGTGCAGCCACCATCAAGCTGGGAGACCCGAAGGATCCGGCGACCGAGATGGGCCCGGTGTCCAACCAGCCGCAGTACGAGAAGGTGCTGTCGCACTTCGCCTCTGCCCGCGCAGAGGGCGCGACGGTAGCCTACGGCGGCGAAGCCGCCAGCGAGCTCGGCGGCTTCTTCGTGAAGCCCACGGTGCTGACCGGCGTCGATCGCTCGATGCGCGCCGTCGCCGAAGAGGTCTTCGGGCCCGTGCTCACGGTGATGACCTTCGCCGACGAGGACGAGGCCATCGCCACCGCGAACGACACAGAGTTCGGATTGGCCGCAGGCGTGTGGACCAAAGACATTCACCGCGCGCACAGGGTGGCCGCCAAACTACGGGCAGGCACCGTATGGATCAACGCCTACCGCGTTGTCGCACCTCACGTTCCGTTCGGTGGCATTGGCTACAGCGGTATCGGCCGGGAGAACGGCATCGACGCCGTGAAGGACTTCACCGAGACCAAGGCGGTGTGGGTGGAGCTCTCCGGAGCCACCCGCGATCCGTTCACGCTCGGCTGA
- a CDS encoding flavin reductase family protein, with protein MTVDTDAANAVLNGLRPFPVAVTTIDGGFANGLMSLSAGSASIVPELPRATISLTKYNKTHDMLVNSGIFVMHMLSAGPDEIDASMDIMMTLGGSSGRDGDKIAKLRTKPGVTGAPILLDAHSYVECRITGSLDNDENTIFVGDVVAAEVFSSAQRLRIGEAWGKLPHEWIEQYEANHEPQLKSARDLRAAAAAQA; from the coding sequence ATGACAGTCGACACCGACGCCGCTAACGCGGTGCTCAACGGACTGCGCCCGTTTCCGGTCGCGGTCACCACGATCGACGGCGGCTTCGCCAACGGCCTCATGTCGTTGTCGGCGGGCTCGGCCAGCATCGTGCCCGAGCTGCCCCGCGCCACCATCAGCCTGACGAAGTACAACAAGACCCACGACATGCTGGTGAACTCCGGCATCTTCGTCATGCACATGTTGTCGGCGGGTCCCGATGAGATCGACGCATCGATGGACATCATGATGACCCTCGGCGGCAGCTCCGGCCGCGACGGCGACAAGATCGCCAAGCTCCGCACCAAGCCCGGCGTCACCGGCGCCCCAATCCTGCTTGACGCCCACAGCTACGTGGAGTGCCGGATCACCGGATCGCTGGACAACGACGAGAACACGATCTTCGTCGGCGACGTCGTCGCCGCGGAGGTCTTCAGCTCCGCGCAGCGGCTGCGCATCGGCGAGGCGTGGGGCAAGTTGCCGCATGAGTGGATCGAACAGTACGAGGCGAACCACGAGCCGCAGCTGAAGAGCGCACGGGACCTGCGGGCGGCCGCCGCAGCACAGGCCTGA
- a CDS encoding acyl-CoA dehydrogenase family protein, with product MSEDSTGAWELPEELVMLRDTVRRFMDLHVHPAEEQLDHDTVGLPREQLVELQAKARALGLWALQTPVEYGGAGLSVLGQVVVAEEAAKCRMGAFFPALGAFGGNPPNIMFKASPEQFEKYAKPIVDGTMSKAYTAITEASGGSDPARAITLKAVRDGDGYVLNGSKMWISHAPHADWGVVYARTGEGRQGISAFILEKDTPGVTISRIPVMASFAPYELHFDNVRLDAAQLIGAEGQGFALASDFLVHGRIVYAAGPIGIAQAALDMTCQWARDRDVFGGRLADKQGVQWMLVDSEVELRAARLLMYQAAWNADLGRNVRVDASVAKMYGTEAAYRVLDRCIQIHGALGISTELPLERWFRDLRVKRLGEGATEVQREVVARSLLR from the coding sequence ATGTCCGAAGACTCCACCGGCGCTTGGGAGTTGCCGGAGGAACTGGTGATGCTGCGCGACACCGTGCGGCGGTTCATGGACTTGCACGTCCATCCGGCTGAGGAGCAGCTCGATCACGACACCGTCGGGTTGCCGCGCGAGCAGCTCGTCGAGTTGCAGGCCAAGGCCAGGGCACTCGGGCTGTGGGCGCTGCAGACACCAGTCGAGTACGGCGGCGCAGGCCTCAGCGTGCTCGGCCAGGTGGTGGTCGCCGAGGAAGCGGCGAAATGCCGAATGGGGGCGTTCTTCCCCGCACTCGGTGCCTTCGGGGGCAACCCGCCCAATATCATGTTCAAGGCATCACCCGAGCAGTTCGAGAAGTACGCCAAACCGATTGTCGACGGCACCATGTCCAAGGCGTACACGGCCATCACCGAGGCCTCCGGAGGATCCGATCCCGCGCGGGCGATCACGCTCAAGGCCGTCCGCGACGGTGACGGTTACGTGCTCAACGGCTCCAAGATGTGGATATCTCATGCTCCCCATGCCGACTGGGGCGTGGTCTACGCCCGTACCGGCGAGGGGCGCCAGGGCATTTCAGCCTTCATTCTCGAGAAGGACACGCCTGGTGTCACGATCAGCCGCATTCCGGTGATGGCGTCGTTCGCGCCCTACGAATTGCACTTCGACAACGTACGGCTCGACGCCGCCCAGTTGATCGGCGCCGAGGGGCAGGGTTTTGCGCTGGCCAGCGACTTCCTCGTGCACGGGCGCATCGTCTACGCGGCTGGTCCGATCGGCATCGCGCAGGCTGCGTTGGACATGACCTGCCAGTGGGCGCGGGACCGAGACGTGTTCGGCGGACGACTGGCCGACAAACAGGGCGTCCAGTGGATGCTCGTCGACAGCGAGGTCGAACTACGCGCCGCGCGACTGCTGATGTACCAGGCGGCCTGGAATGCCGACCTGGGCCGCAACGTCCGGGTCGACGCATCGGTGGCCAAGATGTACGGCACCGAGGCCGCCTATCGAGTGCTCGACCGTTGCATCCAGATTCACGGCGCGCTGGGCATCTCCACCGAACTGCCACTGGAGCGATGGTTCCGCGATCTGAGGGTCAAGCGGCTCGGCGAGGGTGCCACGGAAGTCCAGCGCGAAGTCGTCGCCCGGTCACTCTTGAGATAG
- a CDS encoding LLM class F420-dependent oxidoreductase: MFPMRAVKHWNRWCEGASLGDVARLAEDAGFDAFSMSEHPYPDREWLANGGHHAFDPFVSLSFAAAATTRIRLMTYILVSGYRSPYLTAKAAASFDLLSGGRFTLGTGAGYLKAEFGALGADFDRRGTLLDEAIAAWKATWAGVDHVGPEFGVSGHVALPPPLTDGGPPIWIGGNGAAAQRRVVEVADGWMPMAASGEMAAITRARPLEDMETLADWIATVNKRRGELGREAADVAFVPFEADLLASGDCTAFCEALRPRLDAYAEAGVTWITIEPASRSFSDFRTDIDLLASQLVYR; the protein is encoded by the coding sequence ATGTTCCCGATGCGGGCAGTCAAGCACTGGAATCGTTGGTGCGAAGGTGCGTCCTTGGGCGATGTCGCACGCCTGGCAGAGGATGCCGGCTTCGACGCCTTCTCGATGTCCGAGCACCCCTATCCCGACCGGGAGTGGCTGGCGAACGGCGGCCATCACGCTTTCGACCCGTTCGTGTCGCTGAGCTTCGCCGCGGCCGCAACCACCCGGATCCGGTTGATGACCTACATCCTGGTGTCCGGCTACCGCAGCCCGTACCTCACAGCCAAGGCGGCCGCGAGCTTCGACCTGCTCTCGGGCGGCCGTTTCACGCTGGGCACCGGAGCCGGGTATCTGAAGGCCGAATTCGGCGCGCTGGGAGCCGATTTCGACCGCCGCGGCACTCTTCTCGACGAGGCGATCGCCGCCTGGAAGGCGACGTGGGCCGGTGTCGACCACGTCGGTCCGGAGTTCGGCGTCAGCGGTCATGTGGCCCTGCCGCCGCCCCTGACCGACGGCGGCCCGCCGATCTGGATCGGCGGGAACGGTGCCGCCGCACAGCGCCGCGTCGTCGAGGTCGCCGACGGCTGGATGCCGATGGCGGCGTCCGGCGAAATGGCCGCCATCACGCGCGCGAGGCCGCTCGAGGACATGGAGACGCTGGCCGACTGGATCGCGACCGTCAACAAGCGGCGCGGTGAGCTCGGCCGCGAGGCCGCCGACGTCGCGTTCGTGCCCTTCGAAGCCGACCTGCTCGCCAGCGGCGACTGCACCGCTTTCTGCGAGGCCCTGCGACCGCGGCTGGACGCATACGCCGAAGCCGGCGTCACGTGGATCACCATCGAGCCGGCCAGCAGAAGCTTCAGCGACTTCCGCACCGACATCGACCTGCTGGCGTCCCAGCTGGTCTACCGCTGA
- a CDS encoding alpha/beta fold hydrolase — protein MALPDLVLVHGGEHAGDCWDLVIDELHRQTPELRVLAVDLPGRGRTPGDLATATIGEWVDSVVADIDREKLGDIVIVGHSMAGVTVPGVVAKLGAARVREMVLVSAFVPRQGEAIVDTLGGPLAIFARWAARGGRPFKVPRAAAQYAFCNGMTKEQRRLTLSKLYRESARIPAQPVDRSDFPEDVPRTWVLTTRDRALSKKSQQASIAALGGVQDVIPIDACHDVMFSHPEKLAHILLERCRQRQ, from the coding sequence ATGGCCCTGCCTGACCTCGTCCTCGTCCACGGCGGCGAACACGCCGGTGACTGCTGGGACCTTGTTATCGACGAATTACACCGTCAGACACCGGAACTGCGCGTCCTCGCAGTGGATCTCCCCGGCCGCGGCCGCACGCCGGGAGACCTCGCGACCGCGACGATCGGTGAATGGGTGGATTCGGTGGTGGCCGACATCGACCGCGAGAAGCTCGGCGACATCGTGATCGTCGGCCACTCGATGGCCGGCGTGACCGTGCCGGGCGTCGTCGCGAAACTCGGTGCTGCACGGGTGCGGGAGATGGTGCTGGTCAGCGCGTTCGTCCCCAGACAAGGGGAGGCCATCGTGGATACGTTGGGCGGACCCTTGGCGATCTTCGCGCGATGGGCTGCCCGAGGCGGCCGACCGTTCAAGGTGCCCCGCGCTGCCGCGCAATACGCGTTCTGCAACGGCATGACGAAGGAGCAGCGTCGGCTGACCCTCTCAAAGCTGTATCGCGAATCCGCCCGCATCCCGGCCCAACCGGTGGATCGCAGCGATTTTCCCGAGGACGTGCCGAGAACCTGGGTACTGACCACGCGGGACAGGGCCCTCTCGAAGAAGTCACAGCAGGCGAGCATCGCAGCGCTCGGCGGGGTGCAGGACGTCATTCCCATCGACGCCTGCCACGACGTGATGTTCAGCCACCCGGAAAAATTGGCGCATATCCTCCTCGAGCGATGCCGACAGAGGCAGTGA